CCGCTGATGCCATGCAGTTCTGACAAGGCCATCACTTCACGGATGCGCATGTTGGGCGGGATCGTGATCGGATCGCGCACCACGCCGGATTCGAAACGCTTGACCTTGGACACTTCGCGCGCCTGTTCCTGCGCGGTCAGGTTCTTGTGGATAATGCCGATGCCGCCCTCTTGCGCCATGGCGATAGCCAGCCGCGCTTCAGTCACGGTATCCATCGCAGCCGACAGCAACGGAATGTTGATATCGATATTGCGGGACAGACGTGTTTTGAGGGTAGTGTCTTTGGGGAGGACGTCCGAATAAGCCGGAACTAACAGCACGTCATCGAACGTGAGTGCTTTCTGAAGTAGACGCATAGTTTTTCCTATAGGCGCAAAAGCGAATTATACAGAAATCCGCGCAAGTCGCCTAACCTTGCGTGATTTTACGCGAGCAGGAGAAAATATTTCCACAAAGCACTACCGTTTGATTGACATGAGGGATGAATCATGGCGAAATCTGCGCTTCTGTTCAACAAACCCTCCCGCTCCAAGGAATAGCAATGAATGCAATTCGCCTGAAACACGTTTTCTCCACCGCTGCTGCGCTAGTCTTGCTAGGCGTAGCGACCTCTGCCCTGGCGCAATTCATCTGGCTGGACGAAAAGGGCGTGAAACAGTATTCAGACATGCCGCCACCGACCTCGGTGCCAAACAAGCGGATTCTCAAGACCCCGGGGCAAAACCTGCCGCGCGGCATCGGCAGCACCGAAACAAGCGATGGCGCGGTTGACAACGCGGTAGATGCAAAAACGGCCCAGACTGCCCCTCCTACCGTAGCCGAGCAGGACGCCGCCTATCAGAAACGCAAGGCTGAGCAGGCCGAAAAGAACAAGAAAACCGCACAGGAAGCCAAGCAAGCCTCGGACAAGGCCGAAAACTGTGCGCGCGCCCGCGCCAACCAGCGCACCCTGGATTCCGGCACGCGCGTTGCCCAGACCGACGCCAACGGCCAGCGTTCCTTTATGAATGATGACCAGCGCGCCAAGCAGAACGCCGACAACCGGGCAGTCCTGAACGACTGCCAATAAAGCATCGAGTGGCGTAAAAAAACCCGCTGTCTAGCGGTAATGCTGTTCAGTTAGGATAGAACGACATGGCGTAGGGTGGGCACTCCGTGCCCACCCAGTATCATGGATATTCGTGTCTCTGACATTCGTGCCCCGGCTACACGCCCCGGCCCGTCCGCGTGGGCACGGAGTGCCCACCCTACGAGTTTCGCAAATAAAAATGCCGTTCAGTTTTAACTGAACGGCATTAGCTGCCTAGCGGGCTTTTTTGTCTGCGCGCTTGCGCCTCGATTCCATAGGATCGGCGATCAGCGGCCGATAGATCTCGATCCGGTCGCGATCGCGCAGCACCGTATCCAGCGTCTTCAGCTTGCCGTAGATGCCGACGCGCCAGCAGCTGAGGTCGATTTCGCGTATCTCTTCCAGCAGGCCGCTGCGCTTGATGCCATCGTGCAGCAGGGTGCCGGCCGGCACCGACAATTCCTTCAAGGCCTGGAATGCGGGCGTGGCGTAGCAGACCTGTATCCATATCTGCCCGGCGTCGCTGGCCGCGCCCGTTGCTGATTCACTCATGATGGCCATAGACAGCGTCGGCGCGCTTGCAGAAGGAGTCGACGAAGCTGTTGGCGATCATGCTGAATACCGGGCCGATCAGCTTTTCCAGGATCTTGCTGGAAAACTCGTAATGCAGATCGAATTCGATCTTGCAGGCATCGGCGCGCAAGGCCTTGAAGCTCCAGTTGCCATCGAGGTGCTTGAACGGCCCTTCCACCAGGCGCATCTGCATTGCGCTGGGCGGGGTGTTGCTGTTTTCAGTAGTAAACGATTGCTTGATACCGTGGTAATGTATGTTCAGTGTCGCCACCAATTTGCCGGCCGCGCGTTCACGTACATCGACGCCGCCGCACCACGGCAGGAACTGCGGGTAGTCTTCCACCCGATCGACCAGCGCAAACATCTGCTCTGCGCTGTACCCCAAAAGTACCGTTTTATGCACTACTGCCATTGAATATCAACCGTTTGATAGAATCACAACTTGAAATTTTAACCGACCTGCGCGATTTTCCTACTACATGAGCATTATTGACAACAAAAAAGTCTTCCACGACTACTTCATAGAAGAACGTTTCGAGGCAGGCATGGAACTGCACGGCTGGGAAGTGAAAGCCATCCGCGCCGGCCGCGCCAACCTGAAAGAGTCCTACGTCATCGTCCGCAACGGCGAAATCTACCTGTTCGGCGCCCACATCAGCGCCCTCCTCAGCGCTTCCAGCCACGTGCATCCGGAAGCCGTGCGCACCCGCAAGCTGCTGCTGCACGCAGAAGAAATCAAGAAGCTGATCATCAAGGTCGAGCGTTCCGGCTATACGCTGGTGCCGATCAACCTGCATTACCTGCGCGGCCGCATCAAGTGCGAAATCGGCCTGGCCAAGGGTAAGAAGCAGCACGACAAGCGCGATACCGAACGCCAGCGTGATGGCGAGCGCGAAGTGCAGGCCGCGATGAAGCAGCATCGGCGTTAAGCCAACCCCAGCCGCAATAAAAAACCGCCCCGGCGAATCTGAATTTCGCCGGGGCCGCGTTTCTTATGCGGTGATTATTGATGCTTCTTTAAATCACAACAAATCACCGGTAGGGTGGGCACGAATGCCCAAGGACGTGAATCTCCACGGCACAGCGTGGGCACGGAGTACCCACCCTACGATATCGATTTTCAGAACGATGGCTTGTCCTGTTTTATGAAATTCTCAATAAGTTAAGACTTGCTCTGGGATTTGACCACTTGCATGGCGGTGGCAATCAGGCCGCTGATATCGCCCATATTGGCAGGCACGATGATCGAATTATTGGTCTTCGCCAGCTGGCCGAAGGCCGCCACGTACTGCTCTGCCACTTTAAGGTTCACCGCATCCGAACCGCCCGGCGACTGGATCGCCGCGGCGGTCTTGCGGATCGCTTCGGCGCTGGCTTCGGCAATCGACAGGATCGCCGCAGCCTGGCCCTGGGCGCGGTTGATGGAAGCCTGCTTTTCGCCTTCCGACTTGGCGATCGACGCTTCGCGCTCGCCGGTGGCGATATTGATCTGCTCCTGCTTACGCCCTTCCGATGCCGCGATCAGCGCCCGCTTCTCGCGCTCGGCAGTGATCTGCGCCTGCATCGCATGCAGGATTTCCTTCGGCGGCGTCAGGTCCTTGATTTCATAGCGCAGCACCTTGACGCCCCAGTTGGCGGCGGATTCGTCGATGGCGCTGACGATAGTGGTGTTGATGTGGTCGCGTTCTTCAAAGGTCTTGTCCAGCTCCATCTTGCCGATCACCGAACGCAAGGTGGTTTGCGCCAGTTGCGTGATGGCGGCGATGTAGTTGGACGAACCGTAGGACGCGCGCATCGGATCGGTAATCTGGAAGTACAGGATGCCGTCCACCTGCAATTGCGTGTTGTCGCGCGTGATGCAAACCTGCGGCGGCACGTCCAGCGGGATTTCTTTCAGCACGTGCTTGTAGGCGACGCGGTCAATGAACGGCACCACGATACTCAGGCCCGGTCCCAGGGTCGCATGGTATTTGCCCAGGCGTTCGACCACCCAGGCATGCTGCTGCGGCACCACTTTGATGGTCTTGGCGATAAAGATGACGACGATCACCAGCAGGACTAAGGAGACGCTTCCAAACATGATTTTTTCCTTTTGAATTGAGAACAGGGTCATTCGCCACAGGCGAAAGAAGTTCTAGTGCTGATCGGGGTTGTTGCCGACGATCAGCCGGCTGCCGCGTATTTCCTGGATATAAAACAGGCCGGCGCGGGCAGTCGCCATCGGCGCCAGTTCGACATCCCACATGGCGCCGCGATACCTGATGCGCGCGGTGAATTCGCCGCCGGCGCCGTCGCTGGCGGCATCGTGCTGCCACTGGTCGACTGTGACAGACTGGCCGATGTCCAGATTGACGTTAGGATCGCGCTCGGCCTTGATTCGGGAACGCTTGCCGAAGCGGCTGCGGCGCAACAGGTAAGTGGCCGCCAGAGCAACCACGGCCGCGACCAGCAGCTGCCACTCGACGTCCAGGCCTATCAGCGCGGCGACGCCGCCCATTACCAGGCCAATCGCCACCATCAGCAGATACAGGGTGGTAGTCGCCAATTCCGCCACGACCAGCACCCCGGCCGCCAACATCCACATCACCCATCCAGCCATATATTGCTTTCCGTTATGTAGAGCGCATAGTGTAATCCAATTGATAAATAAACACGTGATTTCTTGATGCGGACAATCAACAAACAGATCCGGCCAGATCTGGCCAGGCTGCCGTGGGTCTGATGAAATGCTATGCTCTGATCTCGCCCATAGGCACAACCCCTGATCCGGGCTGCACTCAATCAAGTACATGAACACAATTAATATCATTCAACAGGCCTATCAGGATTTCCAAAATGGAAATGCCAGGCAGGCCGAGCAAGTCCTCCAGAACATCCTGCAAAGCAAGCCGGCCAATTTTGACGCCCTGCATATCCTCGGCGTGATCTATGCCGCAACCGGCCAACGCCCGGCCGCGATCGGCCTGTTCCAGAAAGCGCTGGCGCTGGATGCCAGCAACGTCTCGCTGCATTACAAACTCGCCCGCGTGCAGTTCGAGTCCGGCGAATTCGCCGCTGCCCTGCAAGGCTATGAACGCATCATCGCCCTGGGCTATGTGAAACCGGAAATCCTGCTAGCCAAGACGGTCGCCCTGATCAAGCTGCAGCGCCATCTGGAGGCACTGGCTTGCCTGGAGCAGGCGCTGGCGCACTGGCCGGACTATGCCGACGGCTGGGCCCACAAGGGCGCCATCTGCTACCAGCTGCGTCATTTCGACGAGGCGCTGCTATGCCTGGACCAGGCGCTGGCGCTGCAACCGGCCATGGCGGACGGCTGGTACAAGAAAAGCCTGGTGCTGGACAAGCTGGAACGCTATGCGGATGCGCTGGCCTGCGCTGACCGCGCGGTATCCCTGGCGCCGGACAGCGCCGCCTACCGGCTGGACCGCGCAGTCATCCTGCACAAGCTGGAGCGTTATGAGGAAGCCCTGAGCGATCATGAACATGGCCTGGCGCTGGCGCCCGGCAACGCCGAAGCATGGGGCGATCACGGCCTTACCCTGAGCCGTATGAAACGCCATGAGCAGGCGCTCGCCAGCTACCGCCGTGCATTGGATCTGCAAAACGACTATGCCGACGTGCTGTCCAACCAGTCGCTGTCGCAGCTGGTGCTGGGGCAATTCGACGCCGGCTGGCAAAGCTATGAATACCGCTGGAAAAAAGGCAATGCCGATACCCAGCGCCATACCGATCTCCCATTGTGGTTGGGCCGGCAGGACATCGCCGGCAAACGAATCCTGCTGTGGTCGGAACAGGGTCTGGGCGACACCATCCAGTTTTGCCGCTACGCGACCCTGGTCGCCGCGCTGGGAGCAGAGGTCATCCTGGAAGTCGATCCGTCCCTGAAAACCATTGCCCAGACCATGGGCCAGTTCCAGGTCATAGCCATTGGCGAGCATGCGCCGCCGGTCGACTACCAGACGCCGCTGATGAGTTTGCCGCTGGTGTTCAAGACCGACCTGGCCAGCATCCCGGCCGGGCCGCCCTATTTGCACGCCGATGCGAGCAAACAGGAAAGCTGGAGAAGCCGGCAGGATTTTGCCAACGGCAAGATGAAGATCGGCCTGGTCTGCTCCGGCAATCCGGGCAATACCAACGATCACCGACGCTCCATGCCGCTGCAGGATCTTGCGCCGCTGCTGCAACTGCATGCCGATTTTTTCCTGATTCAGAAGGAAGTGCGGGAGAGCGACCTCGCCTTCCTGCAGCAGAATCCCAAGCTGCGGCTGCCCGCGGCCGATATCGACGGCTTTGACGACACCGCGGCGATCATCGCCAATCTCGACCTGGTGATCAGCGTGGACACCTCCATCGCCCATCTGAGCGGCGCGTTGGGCTTGCCGGTCTGGATACTCTTGCCATGGGTGCCCGACTGGCGCTGGCTGCTGGATCGCGAAGACAGCCCGTGGTATCCAAGTGCCCGCCTGTTCCGGCAGGATGCTATCGCAGACTGGCATGGGGTGATCAAACGGGTAGTCAAGGAATTGAATATTTTCTTAAGTGCTTCACCCAAAATCAGCTAAATACAGAGTATTTATTTGACAACAACTCTCGCAAACATGAAAGTTGAATATTCTTGACTTCAGTATCCAATTGGATACAGTATTCCCATGTTTGAGATTTTTCTCTCTGACTACGTTAAAGACTGGCTTCATGATTTACCCGACGCGCAAGGAAAAGCCAGCATCCTGAGACGGATAAGATCGGCAGGCTTCGGCAACTTTGGCGACGTTGAAGCGGTTGGCGAAGGACTCAGCGAACTGCGCATACATACCGGCCGCGGCTACCGCGTTTATTTCACAAGGCACGGCAAAACCTTGATCTTGCTTCTGGTGGGCGGCGACAAGTCCTCACAGAAGAAGGACATCAAGCGCGCCAAGGAAATGGCGAAATCGTTGCAGGATTCATTGAAGGAATAAGGCATGAAACCGATATTTTCCCCGTTCGACGCGGCGGACTTTCTGGATAACGACGAAGTCATCGCGGCCTATCTGACCGAAGCGCTGGCAGACGACAACCCCGACGTATTTATCGCCGCTCTCGGCGATGTCGCGAAAGCACGCGGGATGTCTCAGACCGCCAAGGATGCCAGGCTTGGCCGCGAGAGTTTATACAAGGCGCTGGCTCCAGGCGCGAAGCCGCGTTTTGAAACCATCGCCAAGCTGATCAACTCGCTCGGCGTCAGGATCACCATCGTGCCCAACCCACAACTGGAAGCAGCGGCGCGTCCATAAACCGCAACGGCCGCTCTCCCTCGGCTGCGCCGCCGAGCTTATGAGCGGTTCAAGGGCAGGCTCTGCTCCACCAGCGACGCCAGCATGCCGGCGCCCAGGGCGGTCACGTTATCGTTGAAATCATAGCGGTCGTTGTGCAAGTCGCAAGCGCTGATATCGGATGCTTCCGCACCGCCCTGCCCCAGATAAATGTAGGCGCCAGGACTAGCCTGCAGCATATAGGAAAAATCTTCCGCCCCCATGGTAAGGGGATTGTCGCGGATAACCTTATCGGCGCCGATCAAGCTGTCGGCCACCGTGGCGGCAAACAATGCCTGTTCGCGATGATTCACGGTTGCCGGATAGCCACGCCGATAGACGTACTCGACGCTGGCGCCAAACGCGGCGGCGATATTAGCCGCGATGTCACCTATCCGCTGCTCCAGCAGGTCGCGCGCCGCCGCGGT
The sequence above is a segment of the Collimonas sp. PA-H2 genome. Coding sequences within it:
- a CDS encoding DUF4124 domain-containing protein encodes the protein MNAIRLKHVFSTAAALVLLGVATSALAQFIWLDEKGVKQYSDMPPPTSVPNKRILKTPGQNLPRGIGSTETSDGAVDNAVDAKTAQTAPPTVAEQDAAYQKRKAEQAEKNKKTAQEAKQASDKAENCARARANQRTLDSGTRVAQTDANGQRSFMNDDQRAKQNADNRAVLNDCQ
- a CDS encoding RnfH family protein, whose protein sequence is MSESATGAASDAGQIWIQVCYATPAFQALKELSVPAGTLLHDGIKRSGLLEEIREIDLSCWRVGIYGKLKTLDTVLRDRDRIEIYRPLIADPMESRRKRADKKAR
- a CDS encoding type II toxin-antitoxin system RatA family toxin is translated as MAVVHKTVLLGYSAEQMFALVDRVEDYPQFLPWCGGVDVRERAAGKLVATLNIHYHGIKQSFTTENSNTPPSAMQMRLVEGPFKHLDGNWSFKALRADACKIEFDLHYEFSSKILEKLIGPVFSMIANSFVDSFCKRADAVYGHHE
- the smpB gene encoding SsrA-binding protein SmpB translates to MSIIDNKKVFHDYFIEERFEAGMELHGWEVKAIRAGRANLKESYVIVRNGEIYLFGAHISALLSASSHVHPEAVRTRKLLLHAEEIKKLIIKVERSGYTLVPINLHYLRGRIKCEIGLAKGKKQHDKRDTERQRDGEREVQAAMKQHRR
- a CDS encoding SPFH domain-containing protein; this encodes MFGSVSLVLLVIVVIFIAKTIKVVPQQHAWVVERLGKYHATLGPGLSIVVPFIDRVAYKHVLKEIPLDVPPQVCITRDNTQLQVDGILYFQITDPMRASYGSSNYIAAITQLAQTTLRSVIGKMELDKTFEERDHINTTIVSAIDESAANWGVKVLRYEIKDLTPPKEILHAMQAQITAEREKRALIAASEGRKQEQINIATGEREASIAKSEGEKQASINRAQGQAAAILSIAEASAEAIRKTAAAIQSPGGSDAVNLKVAEQYVAAFGQLAKTNNSIIVPANMGDISGLIATAMQVVKSQSKS
- a CDS encoding NfeD family protein; the encoded protein is MAGWVMWMLAAGVLVVAELATTTLYLLMVAIGLVMGGVAALIGLDVEWQLLVAAVVALAATYLLRRSRFGKRSRIKAERDPNVNLDIGQSVTVDQWQHDAASDGAGGEFTARIRYRGAMWDVELAPMATARAGLFYIQEIRGSRLIVGNNPDQH
- a CDS encoding tetratricopeptide repeat protein, whose translation is MNTINIIQQAYQDFQNGNARQAEQVLQNILQSKPANFDALHILGVIYAATGQRPAAIGLFQKALALDASNVSLHYKLARVQFESGEFAAALQGYERIIALGYVKPEILLAKTVALIKLQRHLEALACLEQALAHWPDYADGWAHKGAICYQLRHFDEALLCLDQALALQPAMADGWYKKSLVLDKLERYADALACADRAVSLAPDSAAYRLDRAVILHKLERYEEALSDHEHGLALAPGNAEAWGDHGLTLSRMKRHEQALASYRRALDLQNDYADVLSNQSLSQLVLGQFDAGWQSYEYRWKKGNADTQRHTDLPLWLGRQDIAGKRILLWSEQGLGDTIQFCRYATLVAALGAEVILEVDPSLKTIAQTMGQFQVIAIGEHAPPVDYQTPLMSLPLVFKTDLASIPAGPPYLHADASKQESWRSRQDFANGKMKIGLVCSGNPGNTNDHRRSMPLQDLAPLLQLHADFFLIQKEVRESDLAFLQQNPKLRLPAADIDGFDDTAAIIANLDLVISVDTSIAHLSGALGLPVWILLPWVPDWRWLLDREDSPWYPSARLFRQDAIADWHGVIKRVVKELNIFLSASPKIS
- a CDS encoding type II toxin-antitoxin system RelE/ParE family toxin: MFEIFLSDYVKDWLHDLPDAQGKASILRRIRSAGFGNFGDVEAVGEGLSELRIHTGRGYRVYFTRHGKTLILLLVGGDKSSQKKDIKRAKEMAKSLQDSLKE
- a CDS encoding addiction module antidote protein; translation: MKPIFSPFDAADFLDNDEVIAAYLTEALADDNPDVFIAALGDVAKARGMSQTAKDARLGRESLYKALAPGAKPRFETIAKLINSLGVRITIVPNPQLEAAARP